The genomic DNA GCTGCAGGCCATCCTGGAAACCGTGCCGCTGAAAGCGCGCATGGAAAAAGTGCTCACCCTGGTCAAGAAAGAGCTGGAAGTGGCCCGGCTGCAAAGCCAGATTTCCGAAGAGGTTAACGAAAAGGTCAGCCAGCACCAGCGCGAGTTCTTCCTTCGCGAGCAGCTCAAGATCATCCAGCGGGAACTGGGCCTGAGCAAGGACGACAAGACCGCCGAAGCGGAGGAATTCCGTGAGCGGATGCGTGCTCTGGCACCACCGGAATCCGTAAAGAAGCGCTTTGACGATGAACTGCAGAAACTGTCCGTGCTGGAAACCGGCTCACCGGAATATGGCGTCACCCGTAACTACCTGGACTGGCTCACCAATGTCCCCTGGGGCCAGTACAGCGACGACAATCTGGACCTGCAACACGCCCGGGAAATACTTGAAGCTCACCACAGCGGCCTGGATGATGTGAAGGATCGGATAGTGGAATTCCTGGCCGTAGGCGCACTGCGCGGTGAGGTCAAAGGCTCCATTATCCTGCTGGTGGGGCCACCCGGTGTGGGCAAGACCAGTATCGGAAAATCCGTCGCCGATGCCCTGGGTCGCAAGTTCTACCGTTTCAGCCTGGGTGGCATGCGGGATGAAGCGGAAATCAAGGGTCATCGTCGCACCTACATCGGAGCCATGCCAGGCAAACTGGTGCAGGCACTCAAGGAAGCCGGCACCGCGAATCCGGTGATCATGCTCGACGAGGTGGACAAGCTGGGCCAGTCCTTTCAGGGTGACCCGGCCTCAGCATTGCTGGAAGTGCTGGACCCGGAACAGAACCAGGATTTCCTGGACCACTACCTGGACGAACGGTTAGACCTGAGCCATGCCTTGTTCATCTGCACCGCCAACACGCTGGATAGCATCCCCGGCCCCTTGCTGGACCGCATGGAAATCATTCGCCTGTCCGGTTATATCACCGAAGAAAAAGTGCAGATCGCACGCCAGCACCTGTGGCCCCGAGCCCTTGAGCGGGCTGGGGTGAAGCCAAGCCAGCTGCGCATCAGCGACAGTGCCTTGCGCCAGATCGTGGAAGGCTATGCCCGCGAGGCCGGGGTCCGTAACCTGGAAAAACAGCTCAACAAGATCATCCGCAAGGCCGCGGTCAAATTGCTGGCCGGGGACAAGAAACTGAGTATCTCCGGCAAGAACCTGGCGGATTTCCTGGGCCAGCCCTACTTCCAGACCGAGAAGACCCAGCGCGGTGTGGGCGTGGTCACCGGCCTGGCCTGGACCGCCATGGGAGGAGCCACGCTATCAGTAGAAGCGAGCCAGGTGCACAGCAAACAACGAGGCTTCAAACTCACTGGTCAGTTGGGCGATGTGATGAAGGAATCCGCGGAGATTGCCTACAGTTATGTGGCCAGTCACCTGAAGGATTACGGTCTCAGCGAGGAACGACTGGATGAGGCCTTTCTCCATCTCCATGTACCGGAAGGAGCGACGCCCAAGGACGGACCCAGTGCCGGCATCACCATGGCCAGCGCCCTGCTGTCGCTGCTCCTGAAAAAACGTCTACCCCGCAAAGTAGCCATGACCGGCGAGCTGACCCTTACCGGCCAGGTGCTGGCAGTAGGCGGCATCCGCGAAAAGGTCATCGCGGCCCGGCGGGTGGGAATTCGTGAGGTGATTCTGCCGGAAGCCTGTCAGCGGGATTTCGATGAACTGCCGGATTACCTGAAAGACGGACTCACTGTGCATTTTGCCAAGCAGTATGACGATGTCTTTGCGATTCTCTGGGGAAAATAAGTGGCGAGAAGCGAGTGATGCGTAGCGAAAGGCAAAACCAGGCCAGTGTTTCGACACGCGACACCTGCGAGTCTCAACGGCGAATTGCCCCGTGAATTCCCCCGCCGACAAACCCTACTATATCGTGCCCACCTGCCATGAGCGGGTGGGCACGATATACCGGGATGATCACATCCTGCTGATCAACAAACCTGCCTACCTGCTCAGTGTGCCGGGGCGTGCCCCGGAAAATCAGGATTGCGCCGTTCGTCGGCTGGCACGCAAGGACCCGAATATACGGCTGGTGCACCGACTGGATCTGGATACCTCCGGCATCATGGTGTTCGCCCTCACCCGCCAGGCGCAGAGCCAGCTCAGTCGGTTGTTCCAGCAACGTACTGTGAAGAAACGCTATCAGGCAGTGGTACATGGTCTGGTCGAAAAGGAGAGTGGCAGCATCGAGTTGCCATTAATCGCGGACTGGCCCAACCGGCCACTGCAGAAGGTCTGTTACGACACAGGAAAATCGGCCCTTACCCATTATCAGGTGCTGGAACGGGACGAGATCCGCAACCGCACCCGGCTGGCGTTAAGCCCGGTCACCGGCCGCAGCCATCAACTACGGATTCACTGCCGGGAGCTGGGCCACCCCATCATCGGTTGCGACATGTATGCACCGCCGGAAATAGAGGCATTAAGCCCGAGATTACTGCTGCACGCGGAATGGCTGGCCTTCAACCACCCGATAACCGGGCTCTGGCAGGAATTCACCTCACCCTGCCCGTTCTGAGGCCGGCTTCGCACCTCAAGCGGTTCTCCTACAGATGGCCGCTAATCCAGGTTTTAAGCTATTAACTATTCACTGTTAACTATTAACTGCCTCTTCAGTCCCAATCGTCGCCGTAGTCGTGCAGCAGCTCTTCCCCGGCCTTGATGGACTTCAGCGCCACCACAGTCAGGTCGTCGTAATAAGCGACATTGGGTTTCTTGCCGTGGTTGATGAAACGCAGGTCGCAGAGTACCCGGTAGCGCTCTTTACCCTCGTCATCCAGCGATAACACATAGGGACCCTCTTTTTTGGCAGCCTTGGTTTTGCAAAGCCCCAACTCGGTCCCTTTCTTGATCGGCTGGCTGGCAAACAGACCTCGACCGTGGACAGTACTGTGGCGCACTTCCAGTAAATCGTCTCGCAGATAGGGTTTTGACATTTTTTCGCACTTTACGTTAATGACACAGCCATGGCATCTTGCCAGAAAAGCAGTAACAGTTGAAAAAATCGATGCAAGGGATGCATGTCATGGGTTTTGCGGATTTTCCGTTTGAGTCGCGTTACGTCACACTGAATGGCCACCGCCTGCATTACATTGATGAAGGCGAAGGACCGGTACTGCTGTTCATCCATGGCAACCCCACTTCCAGTTATCTGTGGCGCAATGTAATAAAGCCGCTTCGCGGTCAGTATCGCTGCATCGCCCTGGACTTGATCGGCTTCGGCAGCAGTGACCAACCCGATATCGATTACCGTTTCCTGACCCATTACCGCTACCTGGAAGACTTTGTTGCCGCGCTGGCACTCTCCGACATTACCCTGGTACTCCACGACTGGGGTGGCCCACTGGGCTTTCGGCTGGCGCAACAGCAGCCGAACACTGTCAGCCGCCTGTGTTTTATGGAAACCTTCCCGTTCACCTTTGACTGGGATGAGTTCCCCCTGCCCCTGCGGCCCCTGTTCTTTGCCTTCCGGCAGGAACGGCTGGGGCGTTTTCTGATCATCAACCGTAATCTGTTTGTCAGGATGGTGCTGCCTTTCGGCGTCATCCGTCACTTGCCCCGCAGCGTCAGGCGCATCTACCAGAGGCCTTTTCGCCAGCGAGAGTCCCGCTACCCGGTGTATGTCTGGCCCAACCAGCTACCGATCAACGATCGCAAGGATGAGACCTGGCGGGCCATCGAGGACATCGAGAAGGGGCTGGGCAGCATGCCCCAGCCCATGCTGTTGTTGCGGTTTCGACCGGGGGCCGTGCTCGGCCCGGCGCGCATCCGCTGGCTGCTGGAACAGATTCCCAACCTGGATATTTCCGATTGCGGTCGCGGGCTGCACTATGTGCAGGAAGACAACCCGCAAGCCATCGCCGATGCTATCCAGCACTGGCTACATCCCCTGACGATGGAAACGACGACAGAACAAGCGACCACACCTGCAGGCCCTCGCCTCCATGAGTCAGACAGTTATGCGGGGCAACTGACCTGGTACTACGGTGAAAGCCGCTATGGCAAGGCCCTTGTTGCTGAATCCACTCACGGTCTGATCCATTTCGATTTCTGCGACGACAAGGACCAGGCTCTGGCCAGGCTGCAACAACGCTTTCCTGACACCAGCCTCACCGAACAACCCACCCCCACCCTACTCGCTACCCTGGACCATCCCGACTCCGCGCCAACCCCGTTACATCTTTGCGGTACGCCGTTCCAGCGACAGGTGTGGCAAGCACTGCTAGGCATTCCCTCCGGCAGCACACGGCACTATGGTGATATTGCCAAGCAGCTGGGCAGCCAGGCCCGGGCCGTAGGTCAGGCAGTGGGCAAGAACCGCCTGGCGATCCTGGTACCCTGCCACCGGGTCACCCGCGCCGATGGCGGGCCGGGCGGGTTCTATTGGGGAACAACACTGAAGCAGCAGTTGCTGGATCAGGAGCGCACGACTAAAGGACATGCCCCATGAGCATCCTGCACACCGGCAAAGACCTGCTCCGTATGAATGAGCTGGCCACCATTCTGTTCAAATATGGCTTTGCCGATGTGATTCGTCGCCTCGGGCTTTCCACACCGGCTGAGCACGCCGGTAAGCTGGTGCGCAGTTCCATGCGCCCTGACATGCTGCGCATGGGCACCGCCGAACGGCTGCGTCATGCCATGGAGGAGATGGGCCCCACCTTCGTGAAACTCGCGCAGGTACTGGCCACCCGGGTAGACCTGTTTCCTCTCGACTGGATTGCCGAATTCGAGAAGCTTCAGGATCAGGCTACCGCTATCCCCTATGAGGAGCTGGTGCCACACATCGAAGCGGTCCTGGGCAAACCCCTGGAAACCGCCTTTGCCCGTATCGATCCCCAGCCCATCGGCGTCGCTTCCATCGGTCAAGTGCACAGCGGTCTTACCCGTCGCGGCCAAAAAGTGGTGCTGAAAATCCAGAAACCGGGCATTCGTGCCAAAATCGAATCCGACCTGCGACTGCTGGATCAGCTCGCCAAACTGGCGGCTGACAATTCCGTTGAGCTTCGCCGATACCGACCTGTGGAACTGGTCCGTGAGTTCAAACGCTCCCTGACCCGGGAGCTGGATTTCACCATCGAAGCCCGCAACGCCGACCGTATCCGCCGGAACATGCGCACCCTGAAATGGCTTACCGTACCCAAGGTTTACTGGGAACTATCATCACAAACCCTGCAGGTTCAGGAGCATATTGAGGGGATTCCTGCCCGCGCCACGGACAAACTGGATGCTCAAGGTTTTGACCGGGTACTGATTGCCCGGCGCGGCGCCCTGGCGGCCTGGAAAATGGCCCTGGAAGACGGCTTCTTTCACGCCGACCCGCACCCGGGCAACTTCATCATCCAGAACAACAACCGCATTGCCATGCTGGATTTCGGCATGGTCGGCAAACTCAGCCATAGCCGCCGCGAGCAGATCCTGCAGATTACCCGCTCGGTGGTATTACGTGAGGCAGAACAATGTGCGGCGGTATTGTCCAACTGGTCCGACGGGCAACCGGTACGGTTCGATCAGCTGGTATCGGATGTGGAAGACGTAATCAGCCAGTACCACGGTATTTCGCTTTCGCAACTGGATATCAGTGCCCTGCTTACCGATATCACCGCCCTGGTACGTAACCACAACCTGGTATTGCCCAGCGATATTGCCCTGTTCATCAAGGCCATCATCACGCTGGAAGGCTTCGGGCGCCTGCTCAACCCGGATTTCGATCTGATGACCGAGGCGGAACCTCTGCTCAAACGCATGGTCCGTAATCGCTACTCTCCGGTGCGCCTGGCCAAGAGCCTTAGCCTGCGTGCTCTGGATGTGGTGGATAAGGTCTACGCCCCGCCTCACACCAGCAACCTGCCACCGCAACAGGATGGCAGCATTGACCCGCGCCATCTGGAAAGACTGGTGGCGCGACTGGAGCGTGGTCAGTATCGACAGGTGCAGGCCCTGTTGGTGGCTTCCGGTTTTATCGGCGGCTCATTGATGCTGGCCGGCCGCGTACCCCCTGCACCATGGGAAATTTCCCTGTTTGGCCTTATCATCTTCCTCGGAAGTGCTGGCTGGGCAAGCTGGCTTATGTTTGTGTCCCGCCGTTTTCTGCGGGAATGGGAGTAATGAAACAATGAAATTCCGCCGTCTTATCACGGTTTCCGCGCTCACTACCGGGCTTGTGGCCTGCGCCACCTCACCACTGGGTCGCAATCAGTTCTTATTGATGCCCGCCGATCAGATGGACGAGATGGGAAGCACTGCCTATGCACAGATGAAGGAGGAAAAGCCACAGAGCAAGGACAATCGTGAAGTGAACTACGTCCTTTGCGTGAGCAATGCCATCACCAACACTTTGGCTGGCAACCAGCAGTGGGAAGTGACCGTATTCCAGGAAGACAGCGCCAACGCTTTTGCCCTGCCCGGGGGAAAGATCGGCGTGCATACGGGGCTACTGAAAGTGGCCAAGAATCAGAGCCAGCTTGCCGCCGTAATCGGTCATGAAATTGGCCATGTGCAGGCTCAGCATTCCAACGAGCGCGTGTCCCTGCAGTATGCCACCCAGAGCGGCATGCAGCTGCTGGGGGCTCTTGCTGGCCAGGATACCGCAGCCAAACAGGGAGTGATGGCAGCCCTGGGGGTGGGCGCAGAATATGGTCTTGCCCTGCCCTTCAGCCGGAAGCATGAAGCCGAGGCAGATATCATTGGCCTGCAACTGATGGCCCAGGCCGGTTTCGATCCCCGGGAAAGCGTGAACCTGTGGCAGAACATGGCGGCAGCCAATGGTGGCAACGAGCCACCGGAGTTCATGTCCACCCACCCCTCAAATTCCACCCGCATTGACGGCCTGCGCGCGCGCATACCGGAAGTGATGCCGCTGTATCAGCAGGCCCAGGCGGCGGGACGTAAACCGCAGTGCGGGTGAGGAAAGCTACGAGCTGCTAGCCACTAGCTTCTAGTAAAAGCGAAGACCTCATAAAAGAAAACGCAGCCCCATGGCTGCGTTTTTCCTTTCTAGTAGCTAGTAGCTCGAAGCTGTTAGCTGTAGTAAGCGTTATCCGTGACGGTGTGGTCGGTCTTGTCGCGGACACCGGTCAGGTCCGGCACGCGCTCTTTGAGGGTCTTTTCCACGCCGTCGCGCAGGGTCACATCCACCACGGAGCAGCCCTGGCAACCGCCGCCGAATTCCAGCACGGCCACGTTATCCTCAGTCAGCTCCAGTAACTGGACGCTGCCGCCGTGGGCCGCCAGGTTGGGATTGATCTCGGCATACAGCACGTAATTGATCTTTTCTTCGATGCTGGCATCTTCGCTGATATCGGGCACCCGGGATTTCGGGGCACGGAAAGTGAGCTGGCCGCCCATGCTGTCCTTTTTGTAGTCGATCACCGCATCTTCCAGGTAGCGCACGCTCTTGCCTTCCACCCAGGCATGAAAGCCCTCGTAGTCATAGCGCACGTCGCTGTCTTCCTGCTCGCCATCCGGGCAATAGGCCATGCAGCACTCTGCATGAGGGGTGCCAGGACGCTCAACAAAAATGCGCACGCCGATATCGCCCTGGTCCTGCTTGCCCAACAGGTCACGCAAGTAGTCCTGGGCGGTTTCGGTAATGTCGATCAACTGCTCTGCCATCATGATTCCTGTTCGGGATGAATGGCCACCTGGGGGTGGTAATGCTTTCCTGACTATTTTAGTCAGGTACTCAGCAGTTGCAATGGTGCCGTGGTGAAGCGAATTCAACCCTGACCCTCCGCGCTGTTACCCAGCGCCCGGCAAGCGTACAATGACTGGTGCAGTTATAACGTTTAGCCAATCGCCAAAACGCAGGATTCTCCATGTCCGAGCAGGATCACACCTCCACCGATCAAGAAAAGAAACCCACCCTGATCCAGACCATCAGCAGCATTCTGGCCGCTTTGTTCGGTGTCCAGAGCTCGAAAAACCGCGAGCGCGACTTTACCAAGGGCGATGCCGGTAACTATATCGGTGTCTATGTAGTGCTGGTTCTGGCGCTGGTCATCGGTATGATCGTCACCGTGAATATGGTGCTGGACGCGGCCGCTAAATAAGTCTGGTTTCATGAGCCCCCGTTATAGCGATATGCCAAGATATTTCTTTTCACTATAAGGGCGCTTTGTTAGAGTGCCGCTCTCCCTCCCCCGAGGGCGACGCTTACTTGTTGAATTTCAAGCATAAAGGACGGTGAATCGG from Alcanivorax sp. includes the following:
- a CDS encoding pseudouridine synthase; the encoded protein is MNSPADKPYYIVPTCHERVGTIYRDDHILLINKPAYLLSVPGRAPENQDCAVRRLARKDPNIRLVHRLDLDTSGIMVFALTRQAQSQLSRLFQQRTVKKRYQAVVHGLVEKESGSIELPLIADWPNRPLQKVCYDTGKSALTHYQVLERDEIRNRTRLALSPVTGRSHQLRIHCRELGHPIIGCDMYAPPEIEALSPRLLLHAEWLAFNHPITGLWQEFTSPCPF
- a CDS encoding SET domain-containing protein, producing MSKPYLRDDLLEVRHSTVHGRGLFASQPIKKGTELGLCKTKAAKKEGPYVLSLDDEGKERYRVLCDLRFINHGKKPNVAYYDDLTVVALKSIKAGEELLHDYGDDWD
- a CDS encoding AarF/UbiB family protein; translation: MSILHTGKDLLRMNELATILFKYGFADVIRRLGLSTPAEHAGKLVRSSMRPDMLRMGTAERLRHAMEEMGPTFVKLAQVLATRVDLFPLDWIAEFEKLQDQATAIPYEELVPHIEAVLGKPLETAFARIDPQPIGVASIGQVHSGLTRRGQKVVLKIQKPGIRAKIESDLRLLDQLAKLAADNSVELRRYRPVELVREFKRSLTRELDFTIEARNADRIRRNMRTLKWLTVPKVYWELSSQTLQVQEHIEGIPARATDKLDAQGFDRVLIARRGALAAWKMALEDGFFHADPHPGNFIIQNNNRIAMLDFGMVGKLSHSRREQILQITRSVVLREAEQCAAVLSNWSDGQPVRFDQLVSDVEDVISQYHGISLSQLDISALLTDITALVRNHNLVLPSDIALFIKAIITLEGFGRLLNPDFDLMTEAEPLLKRMVRNRYSPVRLAKSLSLRALDVVDKVYAPPHTSNLPPQQDGSIDPRHLERLVARLERGQYRQVQALLVASGFIGGSLMLAGRVPPAPWEISLFGLIIFLGSAGWASWLMFVSRRFLREWE
- a CDS encoding DUF2970 domain-containing protein, producing the protein MSEQDHTSTDQEKKPTLIQTISSILAALFGVQSSKNRERDFTKGDAGNYIGVYVVLVLALVIGMIVTVNMVLDAAAK
- a CDS encoding haloalkane dehalogenase produces the protein MGFADFPFESRYVTLNGHRLHYIDEGEGPVLLFIHGNPTSSYLWRNVIKPLRGQYRCIALDLIGFGSSDQPDIDYRFLTHYRYLEDFVAALALSDITLVLHDWGGPLGFRLAQQQPNTVSRLCFMETFPFTFDWDEFPLPLRPLFFAFRQERLGRFLIINRNLFVRMVLPFGVIRHLPRSVRRIYQRPFRQRESRYPVYVWPNQLPINDRKDETWRAIEDIEKGLGSMPQPMLLLRFRPGAVLGPARIRWLLEQIPNLDISDCGRGLHYVQEDNPQAIADAIQHWLHPLTMETTTEQATTPAGPRLHESDSYAGQLTWYYGESRYGKALVAESTHGLIHFDFCDDKDQALARLQQRFPDTSLTEQPTPTLLATLDHPDSAPTPLHLCGTPFQRQVWQALLGIPSGSTRHYGDIAKQLGSQARAVGQAVGKNRLAILVPCHRVTRADGGPGGFYWGTTLKQQLLDQERTTKGHAP
- the lon gene encoding endopeptidase La → MSQDDTNTVEQSSGSLALPDQLKPQRIYLIPVQHRPFMPGLVQPVMLDKERWQATLERVSQTPHQSLGLVYVGDNDPDSVTHEDFPEYGCLVKVHALNEENDQFQMVAQGTTRFRIENWLSRKRPFMTEVSYPESRAEADETIRAFGMAIINTIRELLPLNPLYNEGLRHYLQNFSPSDPSPLTDFAAALTSANGSELQAILETVPLKARMEKVLTLVKKELEVARLQSQISEEVNEKVSQHQREFFLREQLKIIQRELGLSKDDKTAEAEEFRERMRALAPPESVKKRFDDELQKLSVLETGSPEYGVTRNYLDWLTNVPWGQYSDDNLDLQHAREILEAHHSGLDDVKDRIVEFLAVGALRGEVKGSIILLVGPPGVGKTSIGKSVADALGRKFYRFSLGGMRDEAEIKGHRRTYIGAMPGKLVQALKEAGTANPVIMLDEVDKLGQSFQGDPASALLEVLDPEQNQDFLDHYLDERLDLSHALFICTANTLDSIPGPLLDRMEIIRLSGYITEEKVQIARQHLWPRALERAGVKPSQLRISDSALRQIVEGYAREAGVRNLEKQLNKIIRKAAVKLLAGDKKLSISGKNLADFLGQPYFQTEKTQRGVGVVTGLAWTAMGGATLSVEASQVHSKQRGFKLTGQLGDVMKESAEIAYSYVASHLKDYGLSEERLDEAFLHLHVPEGATPKDGPSAGITMASALLSLLLKKRLPRKVAMTGELTLTGQVLAVGGIREKVIAARRVGIREVILPEACQRDFDELPDYLKDGLTVHFAKQYDDVFAILWGK
- a CDS encoding M48 family metallopeptidase encodes the protein MKFRRLITVSALTTGLVACATSPLGRNQFLLMPADQMDEMGSTAYAQMKEEKPQSKDNREVNYVLCVSNAITNTLAGNQQWEVTVFQEDSANAFALPGGKIGVHTGLLKVAKNQSQLAAVIGHEIGHVQAQHSNERVSLQYATQSGMQLLGALAGQDTAAKQGVMAALGVGAEYGLALPFSRKHEAEADIIGLQLMAQAGFDPRESVNLWQNMAAANGGNEPPEFMSTHPSNSTRIDGLRARIPEVMPLYQQAQAAGRKPQCG
- the nfuA gene encoding Fe-S biogenesis protein NfuA; protein product: MMAEQLIDITETAQDYLRDLLGKQDQGDIGVRIFVERPGTPHAECCMAYCPDGEQEDSDVRYDYEGFHAWVEGKSVRYLEDAVIDYKKDSMGGQLTFRAPKSRVPDISEDASIEEKINYVLYAEINPNLAAHGGSVQLLELTEDNVAVLEFGGGCQGCSVVDVTLRDGVEKTLKERVPDLTGVRDKTDHTVTDNAYYS